Proteins from a genomic interval of Lolium perenne isolate Kyuss_39 chromosome 1, Kyuss_2.0, whole genome shotgun sequence:
- the LOC127312191 gene encoding protein NRT1/ PTR FAMILY 8.3, protein MTTPSAGNGKEMTKLESGDASSSSSSSSSAAATMRNPRRFTWTGPAIVLGFELLESIAFSGVALNLVVYLGTVLHGTTAFNAAHVDTWNGTTFIVPVIGAFLADSCWGKYNTIVASLLFYLAGLVLLALSAGISPLRPASCEGISCPQATGKQFSVFFAALYLTSIGTGGVKSALLPFGAEQYDVDGGPEQARRKQSFFTWFFGAINLGIFVAGTLVSWLQQNVSWALGFGVSALCLLLAAIGFLAGTPWYRMQRPTGSPLKDILRVMVASVRKRKAKLPAAAGHGGAVLHEVAEDGDLQKLAHTKGLGCLDKAAVKGGDGKEGPWDLCTVSEVEGVKILARMAPIWLTCVLYAASLGQMTTTFIQQGMAMDNKVFGRLKVPVASMVSVEVAFMLLWVLLHDTVIMPLARRWGPAGSAGLTQLQRMGVGRFLVVVAMGTAALVERRRLQSFAAGRMMGIAWQVPQFVLVAGSDVFCGIAQLEFFYGEAPASMRSICSALSFLALSLGFYVNTAVVTAVSHLRPGWLAPDLNAGHLDYYFWLWAVIGAGNLLLYILLAARYTTKQVVLHSPSSSSST, encoded by the exons ATGACGACGCCCTCCGCTGGTAACGGCAAGGAGATGACCAAGCTGGAATCCGGCgacgcgtcgtcgtcgtcgtcgtcgtcttcgtcggcggcggcgaccaTGAGGAATCCCCGCCGCTTCACTTGGACAGGCCCTGCCATTGTTCTAG GCTTCGAGCTGCTGGAGAGCATCGCCTTCTCCGGGGTGGCGCTGAATCTGGTGGTCTACCTGGGCACCGTGCTCCACGGCACCACCGCCTTCAACGCCGCCCACGTCGACACCTGGAACGGCACCACCTTCATCGTCCCCGTCATCGGCGCCTTCCTCGCCGACAGCTGCTGGGGGAAGTACAACACCATCGTCGCATCGCTCCTCTTCTACCTCGCC GGCCTGGTGCTGCTCGCCCTGTCCGCGGGGATCTCGCCGCTGCGGCCGGCGTCGTGCGAGGGGATCTCGTGCCCGCAGGCCACCGGGAAGCAGTTCTCCGTCTTCTTCGCGGCGCTGTACCTCACCTCCATCGGCACGGGCGGGGTcaagtcggcgctgctcccgttcGGGGCGGAGCAGTACGACGTGGACGGCGGCCCGGAGCAGGCGCGGAGGAAGCAGTCCTTCTTCACCTGGTTCTTCGGCGCCATCAACCTCGGCATCTTCGTCGCCGGGACGCTCGTGTCCTGGCTGCAGCAGAACGTGTCCTGGGCGCTCGGCTTCGGGGTCTCCGCCCTCTGCCTGCTCCTCGCGGCGATTGGCTTCCTGGCCGGCACGCCCTGGTACAGGATGCAGCGGCCCACCGGCAGCCCGCTCAAGGACATCCTCAGGGTGATGGTGGCGTCCGTCAGGAAGAGGAAGGCCAAGCTGCCGGCAGCTGCGGGTCACGGCGGCGCTGTCCTGCACGAGGTGGCGGAGGACGGCGACCTGCAGAAGCTGGCGCACACCAAAGGGCTGGGGTGTCTGGACAAGGCGGCCGTCAAGGGCGGCGACGGCAAGGAAGGCCCCTGGGATCTGTGCACGGTGAGCGAGGTGGAGGGCGTCAAGATCCTGGCGCGCATGGCGCCCATCTGGCTCACGTGCGTGCTCTACGCCGCGTCCCTGGGGCAGATGACCACCACATTCATCCAGCAGGGGATGGCCATGGACAACAAGGTGTTCGGGAGGCTCAAGGTGCCGGTGGCATCCATGGTGTCAGTGGAGGTTGCCTTCATGCTGCTGTGGGTCCTGCTGCACGACACCGTCATCATGCCGCTCGCCAGGAGATGGGGGCCTGCCGGGAGCGCCGGCCTGACACAGCTGCAGCGGATGGGCGTGGGGAGGTTCCTCGTCGTCGTGGCGATGGGCACGGCGGCGCTGGTGGAGAGGCGGCGGCTGCAGAGCTTCGCCGCGGGCAGGATGATGGGCATCGCGTGGCAGGTGCCGCAGTTCGTGCTGGTGGCCGGGTCAGACGTCTTCTGCGGGATCGCGCAGCTGGAGTTCTTCTACGGCGAGGCGCCGGCGTCGATGCGCAGCATCTGCTCCGCTCTCTCCTTCCTCGCGCTCTCGCTGGGCTTCTACGTCAACACGGCGGTGGTCACGGCGGTGTCGCATTTGAGGCCCGGGTGGCTGGCGCCGGACCTCAACGCGGGCCACCTCGACTACTACTTCTGGCTCTGGGCGGTCATCGGCGCCGGCAACCTGCTGCTCTACATCCTCCTCGCCGCCCGGTACACCACCAAGCAAGTCGTCCTCcactcgccgtcgtcgtcgtcgtcgacttaA